The following DNA comes from Hahella chejuensis KCTC 2396.
GGTTGAATGCGAAAAAAACTGATCGCCGGAAACTGGAAGTCTAATGGAAGTCTTGAGCGTAATAAGGCTCTATTAGAAGGTATAGTTAACGCTAAGGCGTTAGGCTCAGTTGATGTGGTGGTTTGTCCTCCATTTCCGTATCTTCAAAGTGTTGAGAGTGCAGTTTCTGATTCCATGATTGAGTTGGGGTCTCAAAATTGCTCCGCCACTGAAGATGGCGCATATACCGGTGAGGTTAGCGCTAAAATGTGCGCTGATATGAAGTGTTCCTGGGTGATACTTGGGCATTCTGAGCGCAGGGCGTTATACGCCGAGAACGATGAAGTTATCGCTTGTAAAGTTAAGCGTGCAGTTGAGTCGGGATTGGCTCCGATACTGTGTGTGGGCGAAACGCTGGCGGATCGCGAGTCAGGCCGAGCTGAAGAAGTTACGCTTAAGCAGCTTGATGCTGTGTTTATGTCTGTCCAACCTGATGATTCGTGGGTTGTGGCGTACGAGCCGGTATGGGCTATAGGCACGGGTAAAACTGCTTCGCCAGAGGATGCGCAGAGTATGCATAAAGCCTTACGGAACAATATTCGTAAGCATTTTCCGCAGATAGCGGATAAAATTAGAATTTTGTATGGCGGCAGCGTTAAGTCGTCAAACGCGAAAGAACTGTTCTCAATGCCGGATGTAGATGGGGCTCTAGTTGGTGGCGCCTCGTTAGTCTCGGAAGAATTTGTCTCTATTATCGAGGCTGCGGTAGAGTAAGGTAGATTAAATGGAACTGTTTGAAACCCTGATTGTTATAGTTCATGTGATCGTTGCAGCTGGCGTTATTGGCTTGGTGTTGATTCAACAGGGTAAAGGCGCTGATATGGGGGCCTCCTTTGGTGGCGGTGCTTCTCAAACGGTTTTTGGTTCTAGTGGTAGTGGTTCTTTTTTGACGAACATGACAACTACTCTGGCCATTGTTTTCTTTCTGAGTAGTTTTGCATTGGCATATGTTGCTAAACAAAAAGCTAGTCAGGTCACTGCAAGTGGAGTTCCTGTTATTGAAACGGTCTCTGGCTCTTCCTCAGAGTCTGATGAGCTTTCAATTGATGCAGATTCTACTAATGCTGGTGAGGTTCAGGGCGCTGCGGAAGCTCCTTCCGATAGCAAGCCTGAGTTAGAGTGAGGTTTATGCCGAAGTGGTGAAATTGGTAGACACGCTATCTTGAGGGGGTAGTAGCCTATGGCTGTGCCGGTTCAAGTCCGGCCTTCGGCACCATATTAAAGACAGGCGAGCCCATTGCTCGCCTTCTTTGCAGCAACTATAATTTTGCTGCCGTATTTTCTGGAATACGCGTTGTAAAACCCCTTTTCAGGGGTTTTTTATTAACTGCACTATGGTGTGGTCGGAGGATGGGCTTAATGCCCATTTTTTGTTTGGCGACTTGGCGTAAAGTAACGCTGGGTATGCTCCTTATCGGAGATAATCTATTGGCTCGTAAAGACGATCTATACCAGCTTCTCAAGCCCGTGGTAGAAGGAATGGGCTGTGACTTTTGGGGGATGGATTACATCGCTCAAGGGAAGAGGAGTTTGTTGCGAATCTATATCGACAAAGAGTCCGGGGTGTTAGTTGATGACTGTGAAAAGGTGAGTCGTCAAATTAGCGCTATTTTGGATGTTGAAGATCCGATAAAGGGGGAGTATACCCTGGAGGTTTCTTCGCCTGGGTGGGATCGGCCGCTCTTTAACGTTGAGCAGTATAAGGCATATATAGGCTCTATTATTGAGGTCAGGCTGCAAGCGCCTTTTAATGGGCGGCGTAAGTTCAAGGGCCTTTTGGCGGCTGTTGAAAATGATGAAATAGTGCTCCAAGTGGACGCGGAAGAATTTATATTTCCTGTGGAAACGATAGATAAAGCGAATGTTGTGCCGCAGTATTGATGGGATTACGGGGTAAAGATGAACAAAGAAATCTTGTTGGTTGTGGAAGCGGTCTCCAACGAAAAAGGGGTAGATAAAGACGTCATTTTCGAAGCTATTGAATTGGCTTTGGCTACCGCTACTAAAAAGCGCTACGAAGATGAAGAGGCTGATATCCGAGTGGATATCGATAGAAAGACTGGTGAGTACCAAGCGTTTCGTCGTTGGTTGGTGGTGGATAATGATGCAGTTCCTGCTTTGGGAACTGAACTTACTTTGGAAGAGGTTCATGAGAGTGGCCTTGACCTGAAGCCTGGCGATACCCATGAAGAGGAAGTCGAGGCGGTCGCTTTCGGGCGAATCGGTGCGCAAGCAGCCAAGCAGATTATTGTTCAAAAAGTGCGCGAGGCTGAGCGAACTAAAATCGTTGATAGCTATCGAGAAAAAGTCGGCGACTTGGTAAACGGCGTTGTTAAAAAGGTGACCCGAGATAACATTATTGTCGACTTGGGGGCGAATGCTGAGGCGTTGTTGCCTAAGGATCAATTGATCAGCAGAGAGACTTATCGTGTAGGAGATCGCGTTCGCGCGTTGCTTTTAGATATCAGAATGGACAACCGAGGGCCTCAGTTAATCTTGAGTCGCGCTTGTTCTCAGATGCTGATCGAGCTATTCAGAATCGAAGTCCCTGAAATCGCAGAAGAAGTTATTGAAATCAAAGCGGCTGCGCGTGATCCGGGTTCCCGGGCGAAAATAGCGGTTAAAACTAATGATGGGCGTATAGATCCAGTCGGCGCCTGTGTGGGTATGCGGGGTTCGAGGGTGCAAGCGGTATCCAGTGAGCTTGGCAACGAACGTATAGATATTGTCCTGTGGGACGATAACCCCGCTCAGCTGGTTATCAACGCCATGGCTCCGGCTGAAGTTGCCTCCATCATCATGGATGAAGATAGCCACACTATGCAGGTGGCGGTATCAGAAGATAATTTGGCGATGGCTATTGGACGTAGCGGCCAGAATGTCAAGTTGGCCTCCGAAATGACAGGGTGGGAAATTAATGTTCTGACTGAGGAGCAGGCGGGGCAGCAGCAGGAAGAAGAGTTTAGACGCTATGTCGATTGCTTTATTGACCAACTGGGCGTAGAGGAAGATTTGGCGGAAGTGTTGGCTTCTGAAGGCTTTACGTCGTTGGAAGAGGTCGCCTACGTACCAATGGAAGAGATGCTCGCTATCGATGATTTTGATGAGGATCTGGTGACTGAGCTGCGCAAGCGCGCAAAAAATGTTCTGATCAATCAAGCGTTAGCGAGTGAAGAGCAGCTGGAAAAAGCGGAGCCTGCGGAAGACCTGTTAAACATGGAGGGGATGGATCGGCACTTGGCGTTTGTGCTCGCAAGCAAAGGTATTGTCACGATGGAAGATTTGGCCGAACAATCTGTTGATGACCTCCTCGATATAGATGAAGTTGATGAAGAACGAGCTGCGCAGCTAATCATGACGGCGCGTAAACCATGGTTTGAGGAACAACAGTAATTCGGGGGCAAACAGGAGACAAGCATGGCAGAAGTTACTATTAAGCAGCTTGCCGAAGACGTCGGGGCTCCCGTTGAGCGTCTGCTAAAGCAGATGGTTGACGCGGGTCTAGAAAAGCGCGGTGAAGGCGATATCGTTACCGACTCAGAGAAACAGAAACTATTGGCGTTTTT
Coding sequences within:
- the tpiA gene encoding triose-phosphate isomerase translates to MRKKLIAGNWKSNGSLERNKALLEGIVNAKALGSVDVVVCPPFPYLQSVESAVSDSMIELGSQNCSATEDGAYTGEVSAKMCADMKCSWVILGHSERRALYAENDEVIACKVKRAVESGLAPILCVGETLADRESGRAEEVTLKQLDAVFMSVQPDDSWVVAYEPVWAIGTGKTASPEDAQSMHKALRNNIRKHFPQIADKIRILYGGSVKSSNAKELFSMPDVDGALVGGASLVSEEFVSIIEAAVE
- the secG gene encoding preprotein translocase subunit SecG, coding for MELFETLIVIVHVIVAAGVIGLVLIQQGKGADMGASFGGGASQTVFGSSGSGSFLTNMTTTLAIVFFLSSFALAYVAKQKASQVTASGVPVIETVSGSSSESDELSIDADSTNAGEVQGAAEAPSDSKPELE
- the rimP gene encoding ribosome maturation factor RimP is translated as MLLIGDNLLARKDDLYQLLKPVVEGMGCDFWGMDYIAQGKRSLLRIYIDKESGVLVDDCEKVSRQISAILDVEDPIKGEYTLEVSSPGWDRPLFNVEQYKAYIGSIIEVRLQAPFNGRRKFKGLLAAVENDEIVLQVDAEEFIFPVETIDKANVVPQY
- the nusA gene encoding transcription termination factor NusA; this translates as MNKEILLVVEAVSNEKGVDKDVIFEAIELALATATKKRYEDEEADIRVDIDRKTGEYQAFRRWLVVDNDAVPALGTELTLEEVHESGLDLKPGDTHEEEVEAVAFGRIGAQAAKQIIVQKVREAERTKIVDSYREKVGDLVNGVVKKVTRDNIIVDLGANAEALLPKDQLISRETYRVGDRVRALLLDIRMDNRGPQLILSRACSQMLIELFRIEVPEIAEEVIEIKAAARDPGSRAKIAVKTNDGRIDPVGACVGMRGSRVQAVSSELGNERIDIVLWDDNPAQLVINAMAPAEVASIIMDEDSHTMQVAVSEDNLAMAIGRSGQNVKLASEMTGWEINVLTEEQAGQQQEEEFRRYVDCFIDQLGVEEDLAEVLASEGFTSLEEVAYVPMEEMLAIDDFDEDLVTELRKRAKNVLINQALASEEQLEKAEPAEDLLNMEGMDRHLAFVLASKGIVTMEDLAEQSVDDLLDIDEVDEERAAQLIMTARKPWFEEQQ